Proteins from a genomic interval of Rhodothermales bacterium:
- a CDS encoding cytochrome c oxidase subunit 3 family protein: protein MAQPAAGAPAHLKHYFVSSDQQFDAAKMGMWLFLITEILLFSGMFVAYTVYRVWHPEVFVAASDLLDWKLGGVNTLVLLASSFTVAFGIQNIQKGNQKGLIINLAITLLCAVIFMCIKYVEYVGKFEAGIFPGAAYAPVGDYHGHAMAEYADVLFLPQFFSIYFVMTGIHGFHVLVGMGIFTWLIIRAYKGHFSPEYYTPIELSGLYWHLVDIIWIFLFPLLYLI from the coding sequence ATGGCACAACCTGCAGCGGGGGCTCCCGCTCACCTGAAGCACTACTTCGTGTCGTCGGACCAGCAGTTCGACGCCGCGAAGATGGGGATGTGGCTCTTCCTCATTACCGAGATCCTGCTCTTCAGCGGGATGTTCGTGGCCTACACTGTCTACCGGGTGTGGCATCCGGAGGTCTTTGTGGCTGCCTCGGATCTGCTTGACTGGAAACTCGGGGGCGTCAACACGCTGGTGCTGCTCGCTTCCTCGTTCACGGTTGCCTTCGGCATCCAGAACATCCAGAAAGGCAACCAGAAGGGGTTGATCATCAACCTGGCAATCACCCTGCTCTGCGCCGTCATCTTCATGTGCATCAAGTATGTGGAGTACGTCGGCAAGTTTGAGGCGGGCATTTTCCCGGGGGCTGCCTACGCCCCGGTGGGCGATTACCACGGCCACGCCATGGCCGAATACGCAGATGTGCTGTTCCTGCCGCAGTTCTTCTCGATCTACTTCGTGATGACCGGCATCCACGGCTTCCACGTGCTGGTGGGCATGGGCATCTTCACCTGGCTGATTATCCGGGCGTACAAGGGGCATTTCAGTCCGGAGTACTACACACCGATCGAGCTGTCCGGCCTCTACTGGCACCTTGTGGACATCATCTGGATTTTCCTCTTCCCACTGCTCTACCTGATCTGA
- a CDS encoding cytochrome C oxidase subunit IV family protein translates to MAHGHHISSTRLLVTVFGALVFLTIITVITSRMDLGALDVPVALAIASLKAALVVGYFMMLKYDNRVNALVFAVGSLFVVVFLVFTLLDTTTRGDLPNTVEGTIMEEQRDLEALEARAADVPAADAQPAN, encoded by the coding sequence ATGGCACACGGACATCACATCTCCAGCACCCGACTGCTCGTCACGGTCTTCGGAGCGCTGGTCTTTCTGACCATCATCACGGTGATCACCTCCCGCATGGACCTCGGTGCGCTCGACGTGCCCGTGGCGCTTGCCATCGCGTCCCTGAAGGCGGCGCTGGTGGTCGGCTACTTCATGATGCTCAAGTACGACAACCGGGTGAATGCGCTGGTCTTTGCGGTCGGCTCCCTGTTTGTAGTCGTCTTTCTGGTATTCACGCTGCTCGATACGACCACACGCGGTGACCTGCCGAACACCGTAGAAGGCACCATCATGGAGGAGCAGCGGGACCTGGAGGCTCTGGAGGCGCGAGCCGCCGACGTGCCGGCGGCGGACGCGCAGCCCGCAAATTAG
- a CDS encoding amidohydrolase yields the protein MRLASIAIVLTSAGLLSQCDSGALPESLGVEFALVDGRFYTMDSSAPWAEAVLVSDGRITFVGTTEEVMDRRAPEASVVELDGRLVLPGLHDVHTHPLEARSPIAGTCLLDGQETDPERFVRELRACAPDQRASSWVLGFGHSIFTLLDAQRPPVEILDEAIPDRPAAIMEETSHSVWVNSAGLTAAGITASTPNPPGGVIVKDPATGAPTGILFDSAGDKVFDLAWLPSPETAELNVSGLLEAVSELNANGITSVAEGRTYWRRDFHKAWLEAERQGGLTVRAVLNLWAYPGDTDTEQLAALAALHSSRGDRVRMDQIKVYSDGILINTTAALHAPYQSLLPGIDALTGLNYFTEDRLTAYLQALPQFDFHIHAIGDRGVHEALNAVERAGRLDHRHRITHLEIVDPADYARFAELNVTADMQVAGAFTQPSAWQDNEPLVGERAHPFVPLRSLHEAGARITLSSDWDVSTLNPFVGMQNALTRDPQALPSVHDAVMAYTLNAAYALGQEDLTGSVEVGKAADFVVVDRNIFEIPIDQISRTRVDLTVFDGTVVYRR from the coding sequence ATGCGTCTCGCCTCGATTGCAATCGTGCTGACATCCGCCGGCCTCCTGAGTCAATGCGACTCGGGCGCACTCCCGGAAAGCCTGGGCGTGGAATTCGCACTGGTTGACGGCAGATTCTACACGATGGACTCCTCGGCGCCATGGGCGGAGGCCGTGCTTGTCTCCGATGGGCGCATCACGTTTGTTGGTACCACAGAGGAGGTGATGGATCGCCGTGCCCCGGAAGCTTCGGTGGTGGAGCTTGACGGGCGACTGGTTCTGCCGGGACTGCACGACGTGCACACGCATCCGCTTGAAGCCAGATCACCCATAGCCGGCACCTGCCTGCTCGACGGCCAGGAGACGGACCCTGAGCGGTTTGTTCGCGAGCTGCGGGCCTGCGCGCCCGACCAACGCGCATCGTCGTGGGTCCTGGGGTTCGGCCACTCCATTTTTACACTGCTGGACGCGCAGCGTCCTCCAGTCGAGATCCTGGATGAAGCCATCCCGGACCGTCCGGCGGCCATTATGGAGGAGACCAGCCATTCGGTCTGGGTCAACTCGGCTGGATTGACCGCAGCCGGCATCACCGCTTCGACGCCAAATCCCCCCGGCGGCGTGATTGTCAAAGATCCGGCAACCGGCGCGCCAACCGGAATCCTGTTTGACTCCGCCGGGGACAAGGTTTTCGACCTGGCGTGGCTGCCGAGTCCCGAAACTGCCGAACTCAATGTCAGTGGCCTGCTGGAGGCCGTCTCGGAGCTGAACGCCAACGGGATTACGTCGGTGGCTGAAGGGCGTACCTACTGGCGGCGTGACTTTCACAAGGCCTGGCTGGAGGCCGAACGGCAGGGCGGTTTGACGGTGCGGGCCGTGCTGAACCTCTGGGCCTACCCGGGGGATACCGACACGGAACAGCTCGCCGCTCTCGCCGCGCTCCACAGTAGCCGTGGCGACCGCGTTCGCATGGACCAGATCAAGGTGTATTCGGACGGCATTCTGATCAACACCACGGCCGCCCTGCACGCGCCGTACCAGTCCCTCCTGCCTGGAATTGATGCCCTGACCGGACTGAACTATTTCACGGAGGACCGGCTGACTGCCTATTTGCAGGCGCTTCCGCAGTTCGATTTCCACATCCACGCCATTGGCGACCGCGGTGTGCATGAGGCTTTGAACGCCGTCGAGCGCGCCGGACGACTGGACCACCGCCACCGCATCACCCATCTGGAAATTGTGGATCCCGCCGACTATGCGCGGTTCGCTGAACTGAATGTGACCGCTGACATGCAGGTCGCCGGCGCCTTTACCCAACCGTCAGCGTGGCAGGACAATGAGCCGCTGGTCGGTGAACGGGCCCACCCGTTCGTACCACTCCGGTCGCTGCATGAGGCCGGAGCCCGCATCACGTTGAGCAGCGACTGGGATGTAAGCACCCTCAACCCGTTCGTCGGAATGCAGAACGCACTCACCCGGGATCCGCAGGCCCTACCGTCGGTGCATGACGCCGTCATGGCGTACACGCTCAATGCGGCCTATGCGCTGGGGCAGGAAGATCTGACGGGTTCAGTGGAGGTCGGCAAGGCCGCTGACTTCGTCGTGGTGGATCGCAACATCTTTGAGATCCCCATCGACCAGATCAGCCGGACGCGCGTGGACCTGACGGTGTTCGATGGAACCGTAGTCTACCGCCGGTAG
- the metF gene encoding methylenetetrahydrofolate reductase [NAD(P)H] has product MKIVELLEAASNPLISYEIIPPKRGGSLKDILNIVDGLTEFDPPFIDVTSHAAQAYYEEQNDGSWKRHVKRKRPGTLGICAAIRGQFGIETVPHILCEGFTREETEDALIELNYLGIQNVMALRGDDHGFRKPPRADRTRNNYAIDLVAQIADMNAGRYLEDMIDAAPTEFCVGVAGYPEKHFEAPNLTWDILNLKRKVDAGAEYVVTQMFFNNEHYFRFVEKCRDVGITVPIVPGLKIITNRRQVQSLPRTFHMEIPESLAAEVESADPSQTAEIGVEWATRQAAELLDRGVPYLHFYIMSTSRHVSQVVRQLRKLA; this is encoded by the coding sequence ATGAAAATTGTTGAGCTGCTCGAGGCAGCTTCCAACCCTCTTATTTCTTACGAGATCATTCCGCCCAAACGGGGCGGCAGCCTGAAGGACATCCTGAACATTGTGGATGGGCTGACCGAGTTCGATCCGCCGTTCATTGATGTCACCTCGCATGCCGCGCAGGCCTACTACGAGGAGCAGAATGACGGCAGCTGGAAGCGTCATGTGAAGCGCAAGCGGCCAGGCACGCTCGGCATTTGCGCGGCCATTCGCGGTCAGTTCGGCATCGAAACCGTGCCGCATATCCTGTGCGAGGGGTTCACCCGTGAGGAGACCGAAGACGCCCTGATCGAGCTGAATTACCTGGGCATCCAGAACGTGATGGCGCTGCGTGGTGACGATCATGGCTTTCGCAAGCCACCCCGGGCCGACCGCACACGCAACAACTATGCGATCGATCTGGTGGCCCAGATCGCCGATATGAATGCCGGTCGTTATCTGGAGGACATGATCGATGCCGCGCCCACGGAGTTCTGCGTCGGCGTGGCCGGATATCCGGAGAAACATTTCGAGGCACCGAATCTCACCTGGGATATCCTGAACCTGAAGCGCAAGGTGGACGCCGGGGCGGAGTACGTGGTCACGCAGATGTTCTTCAACAATGAGCACTATTTCCGCTTTGTGGAGAAGTGCCGTGACGTCGGCATCACGGTGCCCATCGTTCCTGGTCTGAAGATCATCACGAACCGCCGCCAGGTGCAGAGCCTGCCGAGGACCTTCCATATGGAGATCCCCGAGTCTCTGGCGGCCGAGGTCGAAAGCGCTGACCCGTCGCAGACTGCCGAAATCGGCGTCGAGTGGGCCACGCGCCAGGCCGCGGAGCTACTGGACAGGGGCGTGCCCTACCTGCACTTCTACATCATGTCGACGTCGCGGCACGTGAGTCAGGTCGTGCGGCAGCTTCGCAAGCTGGCCTGA
- the raiA gene encoding ribosome-associated translation inhibitor RaiA, producing the protein MHIQITARQFHASERLHEYTKKKIQRLDKFYDGITGVNVIMSKEGQPEENSVEMSASVHRQQLVAQAKGKTHEEAIDECVDRLKRQVVRYKDKLRNVKREKIR; encoded by the coding sequence ATGCACATTCAGATCACGGCCCGTCAATTCCACGCCAGCGAGCGGCTCCACGAGTACACGAAAAAGAAGATTCAGCGGCTCGACAAGTTCTATGACGGCATCACCGGGGTGAACGTGATCATGTCCAAGGAAGGACAACCCGAGGAGAACTCCGTGGAAATGAGCGCCAGCGTGCACCGGCAGCAGTTGGTGGCGCAAGCCAAGGGCAAGACGCACGAAGAAGCGATTGACGAATGCGTCGATCGGCTCAAGCGCCAGGTGGTACGCTACAAGGACAAGCTGCGCAACGTAAAGCGGGAGAAGATCCGCTAG
- the ybeY gene encoding rRNA maturation RNase YbeY, giving the protein MADPGVSIEVWHTHPGRSLPAHRTERLAHAVLTGEGVGYAYVGIILSRSEEVHRLNREYLEHDYPTDVLSFVISDEPGALEGEVYVDLDMAALRAPEFGTGFRREAARYVVHGLLHLAGHEDATPEQRTRMHENENRYLKAFWDTERG; this is encoded by the coding sequence TTGGCTGACCCTGGCGTTAGCATCGAGGTCTGGCACACGCATCCAGGCCGCAGCCTGCCTGCCCATCGCACTGAAAGACTGGCCCACGCAGTGCTCACAGGAGAGGGCGTGGGTTACGCGTACGTAGGAATCATCCTGTCCCGGAGCGAAGAAGTCCATCGCCTGAACCGGGAATACCTGGAGCACGACTACCCCACCGATGTGCTCTCGTTTGTGATTTCCGACGAACCGGGCGCACTGGAGGGCGAGGTGTACGTGGATCTGGATATGGCCGCGCTGCGAGCGCCGGAGTTTGGCACGGGCTTTCGACGAGAGGCCGCCCGGTACGTGGTGCACGGGCTCCTTCATCTGGCCGGGCACGAGGACGCCACTCCCGAGCAGCGCACTCGCATGCATGAGAACGAAAATCGTTACCTCAAGGCCTTCTGGGACACTGAACGCGGTTGA
- a CDS encoding DUF423 domain-containing protein produces the protein MQDTEKVPVWLKWGVVLVGTGVAIGAFGAHALDGVVTEARLDTFETAVQYQTVHAMALIFGSLLAMGFPEERWLEWAMRLLLAGILVFSGSLYLLVLLDQGWLGAVTPFGGVILIAGYAAFLVAAFRMRRPPQRGA, from the coding sequence ATGCAGGACACGGAGAAGGTGCCGGTCTGGCTCAAGTGGGGCGTGGTGCTGGTCGGCACGGGCGTTGCCATCGGGGCGTTTGGAGCACATGCACTTGACGGCGTTGTCACGGAAGCCCGGCTGGACACCTTTGAGACGGCCGTTCAGTATCAGACGGTTCACGCCATGGCCCTGATCTTCGGCTCGCTCCTGGCCATGGGCTTTCCGGAAGAGCGCTGGCTGGAGTGGGCGATGCGCTTGCTGCTGGCCGGCATCCTCGTCTTCTCGGGCAGCCTGTATCTCCTGGTACTGCTCGACCAGGGTTGGTTGGGTGCCGTCACGCCGTTCGGAGGCGTGATACTGATTGCAGGCTATGCGGCTTTCCTGGTGGCTGCCTTCAGGATGCGTCGTCCTCCTCAAAGAGGAGCGTGA
- the lipB gene encoding lipoyl(octanoyl) transferase LipB, with protein sequence MAARDSSGHARQEVVVCRLGVLQYQPTWDLQRRIQSRLIAAKRSEPTEHLPHVMLLLEHPPVYTLGKSGSRENLLWDDARLAEQGVEFHHIDRGGDITFHGPGQLVGYPILDLDRFFTDIHRYLRELEDAVIHTLAQVGIEGDRVDGRTGVWVGPDVRGPERKVCAMGVRCSRWVTMHGFALNVQPRMDFYDGIVPCGIDDRGVTSMALEHGRPIEMNQVMGWFEQGFARQFDCDVRVLEGPFAWAFLSRFLEAEMSAESYQAPRE encoded by the coding sequence ATGGCCGCCCGGGATTCATCGGGCCATGCGCGGCAGGAGGTTGTGGTCTGTCGGCTGGGTGTTCTGCAGTATCAGCCCACCTGGGACCTGCAACGCCGCATCCAGTCCCGACTCATCGCGGCAAAGCGCAGCGAGCCGACCGAGCACCTTCCACACGTGATGCTGCTCCTGGAGCATCCGCCCGTCTACACGCTCGGCAAGAGCGGCAGCCGGGAAAACTTGCTTTGGGACGATGCCCGCCTTGCCGAGCAAGGGGTTGAATTCCACCACATCGACCGGGGAGGCGACATCACGTTTCACGGACCCGGCCAGCTGGTAGGCTACCCGATTCTGGACCTGGATCGATTCTTCACGGACATCCACCGGTATCTCAGAGAGCTGGAGGACGCGGTCATACACACGCTTGCCCAGGTCGGGATCGAGGGGGATCGTGTCGATGGGCGCACCGGCGTGTGGGTCGGCCCGGATGTACGTGGGCCCGAGCGCAAAGTGTGTGCGATGGGCGTTCGGTGCTCCCGGTGGGTCACGATGCACGGCTTTGCGCTTAACGTGCAGCCCCGCATGGACTTCTACGACGGTATTGTGCCCTGCGGCATCGATGATCGTGGCGTGACATCGATGGCCCTTGAGCACGGTCGACCCATTGAGATGAACCAGGTAATGGGCTGGTTCGAGCAGGGTTTTGCTCGACAATTCGACTGCGACGTGCGGGTGCTTGAAGGCCCGTTCGCATGGGCATTTCTGAGTCGATTCCTGGAGGCGGAGATGAGCGCTGAGTCGTACCAGGCGCCCCGCGAGTAG